The Candidatus Hydrogenedens sp. genome has a window encoding:
- the trpC gene encoding indole-3-glycerol phosphate synthase TrpC, which translates to MVLDKIIFHKKEEIEQLKKERPLSLLLDLLKQVEPPRPFAEALLKPEPSIIAEIKRYSPSRGPIWEDLEPSELAKCYEKVGVSAISVLTDNRFFHGSLEDLNLAHHAVSIPCLRKEFVIDEYQLYETRVFNADTVLLIVRILSDEQIKDFLSLSRQLGMEPLVEVHNEREVEKAIRAGAKIIGINNRDLDLLTMNIETTTRLKKIIPNDYIVVSESGISHPETIRQFFELGIQAFLIGESILQSKKPEQFIPWLLGKGKYEG; encoded by the coding sequence ATGGTTTTGGACAAAATAATATTTCACAAAAAAGAAGAGATAGAACAACTAAAAAAAGAAAGACCCCTTTCTTTACTACTTGACTTATTAAAGCAGGTAGAACCGCCACGACCATTCGCTGAGGCTCTGCTCAAACCTGAACCATCAATAATTGCCGAAATTAAACGGTATTCACCTTCACGCGGACCTATATGGGAAGATTTAGAGCCATCCGAATTAGCTAAATGCTATGAGAAGGTAGGCGTCTCCGCTATTTCTGTTCTTACTGATAACCGTTTTTTCCACGGAAGCTTAGAAGACTTAAATTTAGCACATCATGCAGTATCAATCCCGTGTCTTAGAAAGGAATTTGTCATCGACGAATATCAACTCTATGAGACAAGGGTTTTTAATGCAGATACAGTCCTATTAATTGTCCGTATACTATCCGATGAACAAATAAAAGATTTTTTATCCCTATCCAGACAACTGGGAATGGAACCATTAGTAGAAGTGCATAATGAACGTGAAGTAGAAAAGGCAATCCGTGCTGGTGCCAAAATAATCGGGATAAATAATCGTGATTTAGATTTGCTAACAATGAACATAGAGACAACCACTCGTTTGAAAAAAATAATTCCAAATGATTATATTGTTGTAAGCGAAAGCGGAATAAGTCACCCCGAAACCATTCGGCAATTTTTTGAATTAGGAATACAAGCCTTTCTTATTGGCGAATCCATTTTACAGAGTAAGAAACCAGAACAGTTTATTCCCTGGCTTTTAGGAAAAGGCAAATATGAAGGTTAA
- the trpB gene encoding tryptophan synthase subunit beta — MNILSENLFTEPKTPYPDHKGRYGEFGGRFVPETLFTALEELEQVFRSAREDKEFQKTFQNYARDYIGRPTPLYFARRLSEHLGGAQIYFKREDLAHTGAHKINNALGQCLLTKRMGKTRVIAETGAGQHGVATATASALLGLDCCIYMGTEDMERQRLNVFRMRLLGAQVIGVDAGSKTLKDAINEALRDWSLNVKHTHYVLGTVHGPHPFPWICREFQKIIGIEARQQILEHAGKLPDMLVACVGGGSNAIGLFYEFLNDKDIEMVGVEAGGKAITPGLHAARFAGGSRGMLHGAQSYVLQDEFGQIGSTHSISAGLDYASVGPEHAWLYSSGRVKYTYAMDNEALEAFQLCARLEGIIPALESSHAIAYVLKEAPRRPKNQIILVNLSGRGDKDVEHASKFIKLDT; from the coding sequence ATGAATATCTTGTCAGAGAATTTATTTACAGAGCCAAAAACGCCCTATCCTGACCATAAAGGCAGATATGGAGAGTTTGGAGGACGGTTTGTCCCCGAAACATTATTTACTGCATTAGAAGAACTGGAACAGGTGTTCCGTTCCGCTCGCGAAGACAAAGAGTTCCAAAAAACATTCCAGAATTATGCCCGTGATTATATCGGCAGACCAACTCCTCTATATTTTGCCCGACGATTATCAGAACATTTAGGAGGGGCTCAAATATATTTTAAACGGGAAGATTTAGCACATACAGGTGCCCATAAAATTAACAATGCATTAGGTCAGTGTTTATTGACAAAACGAATGGGGAAAACTCGTGTGATTGCGGAAACAGGGGCTGGACAACATGGTGTCGCAACTGCTACCGCATCTGCCTTGTTAGGGTTGGACTGCTGTATCTATATGGGCACTGAAGATATGGAACGACAACGACTAAATGTGTTTCGCATGCGACTATTAGGGGCTCAGGTTATAGGCGTCGATGCTGGTAGTAAAACATTAAAGGACGCTATCAATGAAGCCCTGAGAGATTGGTCATTGAATGTAAAGCATACCCATTATGTTTTAGGTACCGTTCATGGACCCCATCCTTTCCCATGGATATGTCGTGAATTTCAAAAGATTATTGGGATAGAAGCCCGACAACAAATCCTTGAGCACGCAGGTAAATTACCCGATATGCTGGTTGCATGCGTAGGTGGTGGTAGCAATGCCATTGGTTTGTTTTACGAGTTTTTAAATGATAAAGATATTGAAATGGTCGGTGTCGAAGCAGGTGGCAAAGCCATTACCCCAGGGTTGCATGCGGCACGTTTTGCAGGTGGAAGCAGAGGAATGCTACATGGTGCTCAAAGCTATGTTTTACAGGATGAGTTCGGTCAAATTGGTAGCACCCATAGCATATCCGCAGGTCTGGATTATGCCAGTGTCGGGCCTGAACATGCGTGGCTTTATTCGTCTGGTAGAGTTAAATATACCTACGCAATGGACAATGAAGCATTGGAGGCGTTCCAGCTATGTGCCCGATTAGAAGGAATAATTCCAGCATTGGAAAGTTCCCATGCAATTGCGTACGTGTTAAAAGAAGCACCACGTAGACCTAAGAACCAGATTATCCTCGTAAACCTCTCCGGTCGGGGTGATAAAGACGTTGAACATGCATCAAAATTTATTAAACTGGATACGTAG
- a CDS encoding sigma-70 family RNA polymerase sigma factor yields the protein MSKKLKNTSSYSPEFEQEVVKYIDLIYSVAYQLTRNREDAQDLTQSTLVKAFRFHEQFEKGTNIKAWLLTILRNTFINDYRKRAKEPTRVELLGNEPAKSTAPDASIPGVANKPLEYEHLLELLDEPVRRALDSLPIEFKLAVIMSDLQDYSYKEISAFMNCPIGTVMSRLFRGRRLMKEFLEREKQGTLSELSSPNKRRKRHKSTA from the coding sequence TTGAGTAAAAAATTAAAAAATACGTCGAGTTACTCTCCTGAATTTGAGCAGGAGGTTGTTAAATACATTGATTTGATTTATAGTGTTGCATATCAGTTGACACGGAATCGTGAAGATGCACAAGATTTAACTCAAAGTACTTTGGTTAAGGCATTTCGGTTCCATGAGCAATTTGAGAAAGGCACAAATATAAAGGCATGGCTTTTGACTATCCTGCGTAATACGTTTATTAATGATTACCGAAAACGTGCTAAGGAACCGACACGTGTTGAGTTGTTAGGGAATGAACCTGCAAAGAGTACTGCACCCGATGCGAGTATTCCTGGGGTTGCCAATAAGCCGTTGGAATATGAACATTTACTTGAGTTGTTAGATGAACCTGTTCGTAGGGCTCTGGATTCGTTGCCTATCGAGTTTAAGCTTGCGGTGATTATGTCTGACCTACAAGATTATTCATATAAAGAAATATCTGCATTTATGAATTGTCCAATCGGGACAGTGATGTCAAGGCTATTTCGTGGGCGTAGATTAATGAAAGAATTCCTTGAGCGTGAAAAGCAAGGCACCTTATCAGAATTATCTTCTCCTAATAAACGTAGGAAAAGACATAAATCCACAGCGTAA
- the trpA gene encoding tryptophan synthase subunit alpha gives MHQNLLNWIRRDMNRNRIEERLKTLKQNKEKTFVAYITAGYPSPDYFETIMLALDEAGVDIVEVGVPFSDPVGDGPVIQDASYHALLKGTTPTKVLEWIANVREKTEIPILLFTYFNPILVQGIPPFLKKSAQVGVDGILCVDLPIEESDTYKTEAEKNRLSTVFLVAPNSPEERIQHIVQKCSGFVYYVSRLGVTGEKDNIANDLSTSVERIKKYTDLPVLVGFGISKPQHASFVASVSDGVIVGSAFVRYLKEHTDNSQWKDDFVKYVKSLVDATKKEKESK, from the coding sequence ATGCATCAAAATTTATTAAACTGGATACGTAGAGATATGAACAGAAACAGAATAGAAGAAAGACTAAAAACATTAAAACAAAATAAGGAAAAAACATTCGTAGCCTATATAACTGCAGGTTACCCTTCACCAGATTATTTTGAAACAATTATGCTTGCATTAGATGAAGCTGGTGTGGATATCGTAGAAGTAGGAGTTCCTTTCTCAGACCCAGTCGGAGATGGTCCAGTCATCCAGGATGCGTCTTATCATGCCTTATTAAAAGGAACCACTCCTACAAAGGTATTAGAATGGATTGCCAATGTGCGGGAGAAAACAGAAATCCCTATTCTACTTTTTACCTATTTCAACCCAATTCTTGTCCAGGGAATCCCTCCATTCTTGAAAAAGTCGGCACAAGTTGGAGTAGATGGAATACTTTGTGTAGATTTACCTATAGAAGAATCTGATACCTATAAAACAGAGGCAGAAAAGAACCGTCTATCAACAGTTTTTTTGGTGGCTCCAAATAGCCCCGAAGAACGAATACAACATATCGTTCAAAAATGTTCAGGCTTCGTATACTACGTATCGCGATTAGGTGTTACTGGAGAAAAAGATAACATTGCCAATGACCTTTCTACTTCTGTAGAACGAATAAAGAAATACACCGATTTGCCTGTATTGGTGGGATTTGGCATATCTAAACCGCAACATGCTTCCTTTGTTGCTTCTGTATCTGATGGTGTAATTGTTGGTTCCGCTTTTGTCCGATATTTGAAAGAGCATACAGACAATTCTCAATGGAAAGATGATTTTGTTAAATATGTAAAATCTTTAGTGGATGCCACAAAAAAAGAGAAAGAATCGAAATAA
- a CDS encoding phosphoribosylanthranilate isomerase: MKVKICGITNKDDALMVCDAGADAIGIVMAPEAKARHRYVPFEEAIEILEVIPPFVTTVGVIVNEPMERWVQYLTYFDLIQMCGEEKPEEIPVGQSIIKSFAVDEQFTITNMLSYKVRGYLLDAKIGEAHGGTGKTCNWEKAREAVETGKPIILAGGLNIDNVVNAIQEVRPYAVDVSTGVEEYPGKKDEYLVREFIYRAKNALS, encoded by the coding sequence ATGAAGGTTAAAATTTGTGGCATAACTAATAAAGATGACGCATTAATGGTATGCGATGCAGGTGCAGATGCCATTGGAATTGTCATGGCTCCAGAGGCAAAGGCAAGGCACCGCTATGTACCTTTCGAAGAAGCCATTGAAATATTAGAAGTAATCCCCCCTTTTGTGACTACGGTGGGTGTCATTGTGAACGAACCTATGGAAAGATGGGTTCAATACTTAACTTATTTTGACCTCATACAAATGTGTGGAGAAGAAAAACCCGAAGAAATACCAGTCGGGCAATCTATTATCAAATCTTTCGCAGTAGATGAACAATTTACAATAACGAATATGCTATCTTACAAAGTTCGAGGTTATTTACTTGACGCAAAGATAGGTGAAGCCCACGGTGGCACAGGTAAAACCTGCAATTGGGAGAAAGCACGAGAAGCAGTAGAAACTGGTAAACCTATTATTCTTGCAGGCGGATTAAACATAGATAACGTTGTTAATGCCATTCAAGAAGTTCGTCCCTATGCGGTTGATGTATCCACTGGGGTCGAAGAATATCCAGGAAAGAAGGATGAATATCTTGTCAGAGAATTTATTTACAGAGCCAAAAACGCCCTATCCTGA